A window of Glycine soja cultivar W05 chromosome 2, ASM419377v2, whole genome shotgun sequence genomic DNA:
TTGGTCCATCATCGCGTCGGTCTACCACTTCATCAAACATCACTGTAGAACAGTTGGCTGATATAATTGGTAACCTAAAAGAAGAATGGCAAAGACAGGCTGAACAAGAAAACATTAAAAGAGAGGAGGTGTGGATGAGGAGGGTAGAAGAGGAAAAACAGCGCAATATGGACACATTTAAAGGACAAATACAAGAAGCTATCAAGTTGGAGTTGTCACAAATTGCATCACAACATTCAGCCCCACTTCAGCCAAATGATATACAAGTATTAGCAGCAAGGGTAAGCACGAAGGGAAGTTGTGCAGCAGCAGAGACAAATTCATTAGCTAAAAAACCCTTTGAGTTGAATGGTGACAACGTCGGGCTGCATGTAACCATTGAGAACTCCAACAAATTAGTGGCAGTGGGCAAACGGTGCGACAATTTTGGCACCATCCACAACATGCCCTATGCTGATGATGTTGTTCGCGTGAGTGTGGCGGAAGTTATTTTCGGTGATGCGGAGGTTCCAATCCCTACATCAGAAATAAAGTTTGTCAAAGAAGCTTTAGGTAGTTTTGTTCCATGGCCAACACATTTGGTCAAACCCATCTTGCCTGAGGTACGTAATAACATGTTTAATGGATAGTAACATTAAttcctataatttaaaatggTTACTTACGTAAGTCTTCTTTAAATGTTTTGTACTCCTGTAGGAAGCAGAGAAGGATGTGAGCTCACCATTGAAGACTGTTGAGGAGGAAAAGGCAGCTGAGGTTATTGATCCATTGGGAGAGTTGGTAAAGAACTTGTTCGACATTTACCAAAGGCCTGTTGAGGTGTCATGGGATGGTGCTAAATTTGGGATCAATAATGTCAAAGATGGCTTCTTCATCACACACGTTGATGTGAGCGAGATAATATTAGGAGACAAGTGTTTAAAC
This region includes:
- the LOC114391181 gene encoding uncharacterized protein LOC114391181 codes for the protein MTSQAAKEIADKIDSLEEQSRQGSIVPSGRDDILNMAIGRPEHPGRVRGAGTGVTITQYFGPSSRRSTTSSNITVEQLADIIGNLKEEWQRQAEQENIKREEVWMRRVEEEKQRNMDTFKGQIQEAIKLELSQIASQHSAPLQPNDIQVLAARVSTKGSCAAAETNSLAKKPFELNGDNVGLHVTIENSNKLVAVGKRCDNFGTIHNMPYADDVVRVSVAEVIFGDAEVPIPTSEIKFVKEALGSFVPWPTHLVKPILPEEAEKDVSSPLKTVEEEKAAEVIDPLGELVKNLFDIYQRPVEVSWDGAKFGINNVKDGFFITHVDVSEIILGDKCLNISILQLWLMFIHDWSVSIGYGALYGFLEPQCIHNASSRRQECENYIGRWLKEAGKQIYIAPYLNQAHWQLLVLCPGDNVVVWFFSLKKKPDAAIKGAVNSAMKSVTKTAEGKPPQHGPQWIEAKSHVQTGNYECGYYVMQWIWCIVSGGLKDDWIHWFSNRSPLTEETMTTLRHKWAAYFIQMKKCEPRKNLIT